The following proteins are co-located in the Synchiropus splendidus isolate RoL2022-P1 chromosome 14, RoL_Sspl_1.0, whole genome shotgun sequence genome:
- the fancf gene encoding Fanconi anemia group F protein gives MEAVLKNVANVVELLAVAAWSSEVELWDSLTLSRAFQWASYCEHIFSRFHTNQAIQKAIDLELRMTNSRLQSVFSDYTPVSFTDLSQSQHLLLTGLLKNPKISMSLMKTLFDDSHPVNKKNENGPEVTGMCSKIIQCKCACKILKPLTDTSGVGADAEVQGAMLMERLHTLLSKGSEACWIQHFLDSVLLGSKPEHFCQVIAAALLTVKSPDAQSDSVDFLLDWLRQKPTLLQHMCTVLPAPLLKDLTKEHLGFRHAHLAVLKKWTSDMEYDINAGEWVASSTDPTVTLKTLAGHFLALIDSCPSLAKTVSDELTALKVSDGDYNVKGLSVWGDLLSELQQSTSSTF, from the coding sequence ATGGAGGCAGTGTTGAAGAATGTGGCCAACGTGGTGGAGCTACTGGCCGTGGCAGCCTGGAGCAGCGAGGTGGAGCTGTGGGACAGTCTAACGCTGTCCAGAGCTTTCCAGTGGGCCTCCTATTGCGAGCACATCTTCTCCCGGTTCCACACTAACCAGGCCATACAGAAGGCGATCGATTTGGAGTTACGGATGACTAACAGTCGTTTGCAAAGTGTCTTCTCAGACTATACTCCTGTGTCCTTCACTGATTTATCCCAGAGTCAACACTTGCTCCTCACCGGGCTCTTGAAGAACCCTAAAATTTCCATGTCCCTTATGAAGACTCTGTTTGATGACTCTCATCCTGTCAACAAGAAGAATGAAAACGGCCCCGAAGTGACAGGCATGTGCAGCAAAATAATTCAGTGCAAATGTGCCTGCAAGATCCTGAAGCCTCTGACGGACACGTCGGGTGTCGGTGCTGATGCTGAGGTGCAGGGGGCGATGCTGATGGAGAGGCTGCACACCCTTCTGAGCAAAGGCAGTGAAGCCTGCTGGATACAACACTTTTTAGACTCCGTCCTCCTGGGATCCAAACCAGAACATTTCTGTCAGGTCATtgctgcagctctgctgacagtgAAGTCTCCTGATGCACAGTCTGATTCAGTGGATTTTCTTTTAGACTGGCTCAGGCAAAAGCCCACTCTGCTGCAGCACATGTGCACAGTGCTGCCTGCTCCTCTTCTTAAAGACCTCACCAAAGAACACCTGGGATTTAGACACGCACACCTGGCTGTTTTAAAGAAATGGACCTCAGATATGGAGTATGATATAAATGCTGGTGAGTGGGTTGCAAGCAGCACAGATCCCACAGTGACTCTGAAGACACTGGCAGGGCACTTTCTGGCTTTGATTGACAGTTGCCCGTCTTTGGCGAAGACAGTCTCTGATGAACTCACAGCTTTAAAGGTTTCGGATGGAGATTATAATGTGAAAGGTTTGAGTGTTTGGGGCGACCTCTTGTCTGAGTTACAACAAAGTACATCCTCTACCTTTTGA